From the bacterium genome, the window TATAACTTCAATAACTTGATCCATTGATGGAAGTTGTGGACCGAATTCTTGCATACCTGCTAATTCTTGGTTTGTTGTCATACCTATTATTATATCATATTGGGATTGGTTACAATTGAGAGATGACAAATACCGCGAATGACTCGAGGTCTATACAAAATCGTAAAAATGATGTACTATTTGCCAACTATGTTATATAGAACTAAATCACCAACACCTAAGTCAAAAATCGTGGCACCAGCTGCTCCTAAAGTAGCCCCTGTAATTGAGCCTATTCTTATTAAAATAACACTTATTCCAGGACTTAAGGCAACTGTACTTGATGAGTTGGCAAAATATCCAGAACTTAACATTGCAGAACAAGGTGAAGATAAGCTATTTCTTGACTACATCCCAAATTTTCAAAACGTTCTATTACTTAGAGGCGTACTTAATGCCTATGTAATAAGAAGAGGTGAAAAGTACAATCCATTCTATATTTCAAATCACAAGGCAACTATTGGGGACCTTGTTGAAATTGCTCTTGGAAGAAATAAAGTTGAGGACGTAAAACCAAGGAAAAGTAAGACCCCTCTTACCCCAGCTGAAAAGTCCCGCTTAAATAAAATCAAACAAGAAAGTTTGAAGACTCCATTTAAGAGTTTTAGACTAAGATGTGCAGGATCAGATACTAAGGAGGTAAAGGAAATTCAAAATTATATTACAACCACTTACAAACTAAATAATACTGAGGATGCTGATATGGAAATTTATATCAACAAACCAAGTCTTATTTGGGAAGTTGGTGTTAGACTTTCTCCAAGGCCTCTATCACTTAGAAACTATAGAGTTGCAAATATTAAAGGAGGGCTGAATCCTACAATTGCATATGCGATGAATACATTTTGTAATCTTGAAACTGCAAAATCATATTTGAATGTTTTCTCAGGAAGCGGGACTCTTTTAATTGAAGCTGGCATTTCTAATCCAGATTTGAAATTAATAGGATTTGATATCGATGGTAAAAGTAATGCGCTTGCGATACTAAATATAAAGAAGGCGGGTTTGATAAAACAAATTCATTTACAAACTGCAGATATTTATAACAAACCCCATCTTGGAAAATTTGATGTTATCGCATCCGACTTACCTTTTGGAATGCAAATTTCTAGCAAGGTGAATCTAGATAGTCTTTACGGTACTTTTGTAAAGTATTGTGAAGAGACATTGAATGCGGATGGAACGTTGGTAATCTGTACAACTGAATACAAAGTTTTAGAGAAGGCGTTGGAAGATTCTAAATTTGATACTATTAAGACTCTTGATCTTGTTGTTTCAACATCTGTTCAAAATATATATTTATATCCAAGAATTTTTGTTTGTAAGTTCAAATAGCAAATAGGTATGGAAACAAAACAGGCCCCGACACATGTGTCGGGGCCTGTTTTGTTTATTCTAACTCACTTAGTAAATCATCAATGTCCAGTGCTTCGGTAACCATTTCAACTTCCCCATCATTCTTAACTTTCCATTCAGAACGAGGTCGATCCACATACAACTCGACACCATTACCATCTGGATCTGTTAAATACAAGGCTTCTGAAACCCCATGATCAGCAGAGCCAGTTATTGGGTACTTTGCATTAATCAAACGATTCAACGCTCCCGCTAGTTCCTTCCTAGTTGGGTACAAAATAGCAAAGTGATATAAGCCGCTATGACCTTTTGGTGGAGGTGTAGCCCCAGGGCCTGACCAAGTATTTAAACCAATATGGTGATGATATCCACCAGCTGAAAGAAAAACTGCAGAGTCTCCATATTTGGTCGTCACTTCAAATCCTAATATATCTCTATAAAAGCCCAACGCTCTATCAAGGTTGGCAACGGTAAGGTGAACATGTCCTATTGTAACTTCGGGATGTATTTTCATAACAGAAGTATATCATTAAAAAAATAGAGAGGAATACCAAATTTATAAAGAGAAACCACCGGCCCTTCGGGCCGGTGGTTAAATAATATTAAGGTCTGTTTTTGTTTATATTTCAAAAAGCAAAACTTACCGGTTCAACGCACTAATGACAGCTCTAACAGATGCTAGCGGCGTACTATTATCAACTCCCGCTCCCCATTTAATACTTCCATCAGCAAATCTAACTTGTACATATGCAATAGCTTCTGCTTCTGCCCCTTCACTTAATGCGTGCTCAAATTGATTAATAACACTGATATCAGCAATACCTTTTGTACGCAATGAATTAACAAAAGCATCAATAGGGCCATTTCCAGTTCCTGATAAATCAATTCTTTCATTATTGTCCGATTCAATTAGGGCGGTACAACT encodes:
- a CDS encoding VOC family protein; translation: MKIHPEVTIGHVHLTVANLDRALGFYRDILGFEVTTKYGDSAVFLSAGGYHHHIGLNTWSGPGATPPPKGHSGLYHFAILYPTRKELAGALNRLINAKYPITGSADHGVSEALYLTDPDGNGVELYVDRPRSEWKVKNDGEVEMVTEALDIDDLLSELE
- a CDS encoding methyltransferase, translating into MLYRTKSPTPKSKIVAPAAPKVAPVIEPILIKITLIPGLKATVLDELAKYPELNIAEQGEDKLFLDYIPNFQNVLLLRGVLNAYVIRRGEKYNPFYISNHKATIGDLVEIALGRNKVEDVKPRKSKTPLTPAEKSRLNKIKQESLKTPFKSFRLRCAGSDTKEVKEIQNYITTTYKLNNTEDADMEIYINKPSLIWEVGVRLSPRPLSLRNYRVANIKGGLNPTIAYAMNTFCNLETAKSYLNVFSGSGTLLIEAGISNPDLKLIGFDIDGKSNALAILNIKKAGLIKQIHLQTADIYNKPHLGKFDVIASDLPFGMQISSKVNLDSLYGTFVKYCEETLNADGTLVICTTEYKVLEKALEDSKFDTIKTLDLVVSTSVQNIYLYPRIFVCKFK